The segment CTCCATGCATGAGCATCGAAGAATACTTTGGAAAACTCCCCCAGATTAAGTTTCTGAATCCAGCCAAAAATGCTATATCGCTAAATGTTTTTTCTTTTTCCAATGGATAAAAAACATAAAATTCGTTGGTATTGAAGTTTTGAATCAGAATTCTTTTCCAACTAAGATCAATGAATGATAATTCTGGAAAAATCAAACAGTTTTGGATTACTTCGCGTATTTGTGGAAAGCATAAAGCTTTGCTTTCCAACCATCTTTTCGGAAAACCAATACTTTTTGATAATGCTTCTTTTTCAAGTTTTGTTAAGCGGGATATGTGATGCGAGTTCTGGTCTAGCAGGAAAAAATAAAATATTGCACGAAAATTTTCTTTCCGGCAATAATATTGTGAAAATTTTTCAGTTTCTAATAATGGGATTTTTATATCGCTTACTATTTTTTGTTGCAAACCTCCTAGTCTTTGATAATAAACTTCCACTTTTTATTAAATTTGTCAGTTTGTTTTAATGTTTATACATTTTGATGTGCTCCCGAAATACAAATCGTTGCAGCACTTGCCCCGGTATTGCAAGTTGGAGTGTTCACATAACCTCCAAATGAACATAATGGCTTAGCAGTGTCGACATTCGATCCAGGGACGCAGGTGGCTTCATAAGAGGGGCCATTAACACAATTCGCATAAGGATATGTCCCTGCTGTGCATTCTCCTTGAGTATGCACTTGTCCACTCACGCTTAAATTTGATAAATCTTTTGAAATGGGCGATTCATAAAGAAGTTTTTTTGATTTTTTTATCATAATTTATCCTCCATTTTATTTGTTGATTCTATTTTGGGGAAAGATCCCTAATCTGTTTGATTCCTCACAAAAAAAATAAGATGATGTGAGCTTCCCTGATTGATGATAATTGTTGGCAATGCAGCTGCCAATGCAACTATCACGAAAAATGCAATTTCCGCATATGCCTGTAAAACTTGAAGGGATTTGATCTCTTAATTCCATGAAAAATTTATGGTTAATCCAAACATTTTTAATATGATCCGTTCCGATGTTACCGCAAACAAGTTCCGGAACTGTTACGCCGATCCCGCATAATGCCATCTCGCCTCCTGAAAGTATTCCCAGAATGTTTTTTATTGCGCACCGGTTCATGCTGTCATTCAGAAGTTTTTTTATTGGAAAAAATGCTTGGGGTATATCAAAATAAATCGAGATAGGATATTTCTTTTTTATCTTTGCTTCAATTTTGTTGAAAAGCAAGATCAATTCTTTTACAGTTAATCCATTGTCTGAATAAAAAACTTCACCGCGACCTGATTGTTGTATATGGTTGAATTTGACTGACCCGCAACCCCAGCCTACGGCCATTCTTATTATGTCTTCCAGCTCTGTGACATTGCCTTTGTGCAAGGTACAAATGATCTGTGGGTGAAATCCAGCCTTGGCCAGTGCCTTGATGCCGGCAACGGCATTCTTGAAAGAACCATTGACCCCGCGCAACTTATCGTGGGTTTCGGCTCTGGCGCCATCGACC is part of the Candidatus Aminicenantes bacterium genome and harbors:
- a CDS encoding radical SAM protein, with translation MGCEPELLKKEAMPAATRKLDLPEGVPPLTSLYMYIAGSCNLTCRHCWIEPDYQADNNNGKFLKLEHLKKAIAEAKPLGLQSVKLTGGEPMLHPQFCEIVDYIESENIGMIMETNGTLIDDKIARFLKSKPHFNFISVSVDGARAETHDKLRGVNGSFKNAVAGIKALAKAGFHPQIICTLHKGNVTELEDIIRMAVGWGCGSVKFNHIQQSGRGEVFYSDNGLTVKELILLFNKIEAKIKKKYPISIYFDIPQAFFPIKKLLNDSMNRCAIKNILGILSGGEMALCGIGVTVPELVCGNIGTDHIKNVWINHKFFMELRDQIPSSFTGICGNCIFRDSCIGSCIANNYHQSGKLTSSYFFCEESNRLGIFPQNRINK